The proteins below come from a single Aquarana catesbeiana isolate 2022-GZ linkage group LG12, ASM4218655v1, whole genome shotgun sequence genomic window:
- the ROMO1 gene encoding reactive oxygen species modulator 1 has translation MPVSVGGPYGQSQPRCFDKIKMGFMMGCTVGMAAGALFGTFSCLRYGMRGRELIGGIGKTMMQSGGTFGTFMAIGMGIRC, from the exons ATGCCGGTTTCTGTAGGTGGACCTTATGGGCAGTCACAACCCAGATGCTTTGACAAAATAAAGATGGGCTTCATGATGGGATGCACTGTGGGCATGGCAGCCGGAGCACTCTTTGGCACTTTCTCCTGTTTAAG ATATGGAATGAGAGGGCGAGAACTTATTGGCGGCATTGGAAAGACCATGATGCAAAGCGGTGGCACCTTTGGGACATTTATGGCCATTGGAATGGGGATTCGGTGTTAA